The proteins below are encoded in one region of Paracoccus methylovorus:
- a CDS encoding sigma-54-dependent Fis family transcriptional regulator — translation MPNSVSKQDWENFRAIGRVPKSARTEIVESWKRSSGVLATGLTRAPLADEAQLQRARAQAGRFMRAARPASQNAGYLLNRSGNMILLCDSQGMVIDQVGDPATLEMGRENHLHSGGRWLEEDIGTNAIGMALRTGMPTQVFRTEHFSEEIQRWSCSATPVRDPVTDHILGVIDVSWPAEALRSDSAALSAMLAMQAETMLRQLLLTEREKLTEIASLRRLRRGNTPLAVLDRYGLGVLSTDNAQQLIDDEAAFQQLRETLPQLLDQPEEQLVSSIQTLLPGVDLELVRDGDNRIGILLSKRQSRPTTTQNPLNLETMARVGQVLAQICSQAARLAPMQLPVLIEGETGAGKATLAEAIHHAGSMPDRPFVRLDCSLLTAEGLRRDLADGLVERLSQAGGTLHLKSPAGCPPDAQKLLLNLVEQAAQAGMRLVTTSTRCLSDEMRAGRFRGDLYFRIAVARLDLVPLRDRRDEILPHLRAIVRQKTAPGRNLNFTNSALTAFTAYDWPGNLREMTNLVEMLLAVASNGLIDHRSLPPEFRRPPARHGDTLRDAERAQILAAIEQSQGNMTQVARRLGIARSTLYLKLDALRIERPSRR, via the coding sequence ATGCCGAATAGTGTTTCGAAGCAGGATTGGGAAAATTTCCGTGCAATCGGCCGGGTGCCGAAATCCGCGCGGACAGAGATCGTCGAATCGTGGAAGCGCAGCTCGGGTGTTCTGGCAACCGGGCTGACACGGGCCCCGCTGGCTGACGAGGCGCAACTGCAACGGGCCCGCGCACAGGCCGGCCGGTTCATGCGGGCTGCCCGTCCGGCATCGCAGAATGCCGGCTATCTTCTTAATCGCTCGGGAAACATGATCCTGCTTTGCGATTCCCAAGGCATGGTGATCGATCAGGTTGGCGATCCCGCGACACTGGAAATGGGCCGCGAAAACCACCTGCATTCAGGTGGCCGCTGGCTGGAGGAAGATATCGGCACGAATGCAATCGGCATGGCATTGCGAACCGGCATGCCCACGCAGGTCTTCCGCACCGAGCATTTTTCCGAGGAAATCCAGCGCTGGTCCTGTTCGGCAACACCCGTCCGCGATCCCGTAACGGATCACATCCTTGGCGTCATCGATGTATCCTGGCCGGCAGAGGCATTGCGTTCGGACAGCGCCGCGCTGTCTGCCATGTTGGCCATGCAGGCCGAAACGATGCTGCGCCAACTGTTGCTGACGGAACGAGAAAAACTGACAGAGATCGCCAGTCTTCGCAGGTTGCGGCGCGGCAATACACCGTTGGCGGTGCTGGACCGCTATGGTCTTGGCGTTCTGTCGACCGACAACGCCCAGCAACTGATCGACGACGAGGCTGCATTTCAGCAACTGCGCGAAACCTTGCCCCAACTTCTGGATCAGCCGGAAGAGCAACTGGTTTCCTCGATCCAGACATTGCTGCCCGGCGTGGATCTTGAACTGGTGCGGGACGGAGACAACCGAATCGGCATCCTGCTTAGCAAGCGACAAAGCCGCCCGACGACCACCCAGAACCCGCTGAATCTTGAAACCATGGCGCGGGTCGGACAGGTGTTGGCACAGATCTGTTCGCAGGCCGCCCGGCTGGCGCCCATGCAACTGCCGGTCCTGATCGAGGGCGAGACCGGAGCGGGAAAGGCGACGCTGGCCGAGGCGATCCACCATGCGGGCTCCATGCCCGACCGGCCATTTGTACGGCTGGACTGTTCGCTGCTGACGGCAGAGGGGCTGCGGCGCGATCTGGCGGATGGGCTGGTCGAGCGGCTTTCGCAGGCGGGGGGAACGCTGCATCTTAAAAGCCCGGCCGGTTGTCCACCCGACGCACAGAAACTGCTGCTGAACCTTGTTGAGCAGGCGGCGCAGGCGGGCATGCGGCTTGTCACCACCTCGACCCGCTGCCTGTCGGATGAGATGAGGGCGGGTCGTTTTCGCGGCGATCTGTATTTTCGCATTGCGGTCGCTCGTCTTGACCTGGTGCCGCTGCGCGATCGGCGCGATGAGATCCTGCCGCATCTGCGTGCCATTGTCCGGCAAAAGACAGCGCCGGGACGCAATCTGAACTTTACCAACTCGGCTCTGACGGCGTTCACCGCCTATGACTGGCCCGGCAACCTGCGCGAAATGACCAATCTGGTGGAAATGCTGCTGGCCGTCGCATCCAACGGATTGATCGACCATCGCAGCCTGCCCCCAGAATTCCGCCGACCTCCGGCGCGGCACGGCGATACCCTGCGCGACGCAGAGCGCGCGCAGATCCTTGCGGCAATCGAACAATCGCAGGGCAATATGACCCAGGTCGCACGGCGGCTGGGAATCGCGCGATCGACGCTTTACCTGAAGCTCGACGCACTTCGGATCGAGCGGCCGTCCCGGCGCTGA
- a CDS encoding hydantoinase/oxoprolinase family protein translates to MPLDRKSERSVQVLGIDAGGTMTDTFFVDADGEFVVGKAQSTPENEALGLIESSREGLAAWGLSLEDALSSIQTGVYSGTAMLNRVVQRKGLRCGLIVNAGMEDFHRMGRAIQAYLGFAYEDRIHLNTHYYDEPLVPRHLTRGAMERVDMFGTVVIPLREDTARQAARELIEQDVEGIVISLLHSYKNPTHERRVRDIVLEELKASGKQIPVFASVDYYPVRKETHRTNTTILEAFAAEPSRQTLKKISSAFKDNGSKFDMRVMATHGGTISWKAKELARTIVSGPIGGVIGAKYLGEVLGYKNIACSDIGGTSFDVALITQSELTIRNDPDMARLVLSLPLVAMDSVGSGAGSYIRLDPYTKAIKLGPDSAGYRVGVCWAESGIETVTISDCHVILGYLNPDNFLGGQVKLDRQRAWDAMKEQIADPLGLSVEEAAAGVIELLDSELRDYLRSMISGKGYSPSSFTCFSYGGAGPVHTYGYTEGLGFEDVIVPAWAAGFSAFGCAAADFEYRYDKSLDINIPEDAPDDEKAAEAKLLDDAWQELAQRVLEEFELNGYSADQVRLTPGYRMQYRGQLNDLEIESPIKTAGRPDDWDKLVEAFNDTYGRVYAASARSPELGYSVTGAIMRGTVPIPKPKIPKEEEGSPIPPEEAKLGTRKFYRHGKWVDAQLYQMETLKPGNRINGPAIIESDATTFVVPGGFETFLDGHRLFHLKEV, encoded by the coding sequence GTGCCACTTGACAGAAAGAGCGAACGGTCCGTTCAGGTGCTCGGCATCGATGCCGGCGGAACGATGACGGACACATTCTTTGTCGATGCGGATGGGGAGTTCGTCGTCGGCAAAGCCCAGTCCACCCCCGAAAACGAGGCGCTGGGGCTGATCGAATCTTCAAGAGAGGGGCTGGCGGCCTGGGGGCTGAGCCTTGAGGATGCGCTGTCCTCGATCCAGACCGGGGTATACTCGGGCACCGCGATGCTGAACCGCGTGGTCCAGCGCAAGGGCCTGCGCTGCGGTCTGATCGTCAATGCGGGGATGGAGGATTTCCACCGCATGGGCCGCGCCATCCAGGCCTATCTGGGCTTTGCCTATGAAGACCGCATCCACCTGAATACGCATTACTATGATGAACCGTTGGTTCCGCGCCATCTGACGCGGGGCGCGATGGAGCGCGTCGACATGTTCGGCACGGTCGTCATCCCGTTGCGCGAAGACACCGCCCGGCAGGCCGCGCGCGAGCTGATCGAACAGGATGTCGAAGGCATCGTCATCTCGTTGCTGCACAGCTACAAGAACCCCACCCACGAACGCCGCGTGCGCGACATCGTGCTGGAAGAGCTGAAGGCGTCGGGCAAGCAGATCCCGGTCTTTGCGTCGGTCGACTACTATCCGGTGCGCAAGGAAACCCACCGCACCAATACGACGATTCTAGAGGCTTTCGCGGCCGAACCGTCGCGCCAGACACTGAAAAAGATCTCGTCGGCGTTCAAGGACAACGGGTCGAAATTCGACATGCGCGTTATGGCGACCCACGGCGGCACCATCAGTTGGAAGGCCAAGGAACTGGCGCGGACCATCGTCTCTGGTCCGATAGGCGGCGTGATCGGCGCAAAGTATCTTGGTGAAGTGCTGGGCTACAAGAATATCGCCTGCTCGGACATCGGCGGGACGTCCTTTGATGTGGCGCTCATCACCCAAAGCGAACTGACGATCCGTAACGACCCCGACATGGCACGACTGGTGCTGTCCCTGCCTTTGGTCGCGATGGATTCGGTGGGTTCCGGCGCCGGCTCATATATCCGGCTGGATCCCTATACCAAGGCCATCAAGCTGGGTCCGGATTCGGCGGGCTATCGGGTCGGCGTTTGCTGGGCGGAATCGGGGATCGAGACGGTCACGATTTCCGACTGCCATGTCATCCTGGGCTATCTGAACCCGGACAATTTCCTGGGCGGACAGGTCAAGCTGGACCGTCAACGCGCCTGGGATGCGATGAAGGAACAGATCGCCGATCCGCTTGGCCTGTCGGTCGAAGAGGCGGCGGCTGGTGTCATCGAACTGCTGGACAGCGAATTGCGCGACTACCTGCGTTCGATGATTTCCGGCAAGGGTTACAGCCCCAGTTCCTTTACCTGCTTCAGCTATGGCGGCGCGGGTCCGGTCCATACCTATGGCTATACCGAGGGGTTGGGCTTCGAGGATGTCATCGTGCCGGCATGGGCGGCCGGTTTCAGCGCCTTCGGCTGCGCTGCGGCAGATTTCGAATACCGCTATGACAAGTCGCTGGATATCAACATTCCAGAGGATGCGCCCGACGACGAAAAGGCAGCCGAGGCCAAGTTGCTGGACGATGCCTGGCAGGAACTGGCGCAGCGCGTTCTGGAAGAGTTCGAACTGAACGGCTATTCCGCCGATCAGGTCAGGCTGACACCCGGCTATCGGATGCAGTATCGCGGCCAGTTGAACGATCTGGAAATCGAAAGCCCAATCAAGACAGCCGGCAGGCCAGACGACTGGGACAAGCTGGTGGAAGCGTTCAACGACACCTACGGCCGTGTCTATGCCGCCTCCGCGCGCTCGCCCGAATTGGGCTACTCGGTCACCGGCGCGATCATGCGCGGCACCGTGCCGATCCCGAAGCCGAAAATCCCGAAAGAGGAAGAGGGCAGCCCGATCCCGCCCGAAGAGGCGAAACTGGGTACGCGGAAATTCTATCGCCACGGCAAATGGGTCGATGCGCAGCTTTATCAGATGGAAACGCTGAAACCCGGCAACCGTATCAACGGCCCCGCGATCATCGAATCCGACGCGACCACCTTCGTCGTGCCCGGCGGTTTCGAGACGTTCCTGGACGGCCATCGCCTGTTCCACCTGAAAGAAGTCTAA
- a CDS encoding hydantoinase B/oxoprolinase family protein, which yields MNMQTKVEGLVRGGETLKQHRDRLMEATKRTGHYGGITKMEMRDSQPILYNKLFSRLRAGVVDARETAKKIAASPIVEQEGELCFTLYNAAGDAILTSTGIIIHVGTMGAAIKYMIENDWESNPGIRDKDIFCNNDSLIGNVHPCDIHTIVPIFHEGKLIGWVGGVTHVIDTGSVGPGSMSTGQIQRFGDGYSITCRKIGQNDTLMRDWLHESQRMVRTTRYWMLDERTRVAGCHMIRKLVEEVIAEEGIDAYWKFAYESIEHGRVGLQARIRAMTIPGKYRQVGFVDVPYAHDDVRVPSDFAKVDTIMHTPSEITIRPDATWRLDFEGSSRWGWHTYNAHAVSFTSGIWVMMTQSLIPTEMINDGAAYGTEFRLPKGTWMNPDDRRVAFSYSWHFLVSSWTALWRGLSRSYFGRGYLEEVNAGNANTSNWLQGGGFNQYDEIHAVNSFECAANGVGASAIKDGISHAAAIWNPEGDMGDMEIWELAEPLIYLGREIKASSGGAGKYRGGCGFQSLRMVWNAKDWTMFFMGNGHISSDWGLMGGYPAASGYRFEAHDTNLKQIIADGGEIPHGGDKDPENPTWDSLLPDALIKRDKQAITTEAMFKDYDLYLNYMRGGPGFGDPLDRTPQSVADDVNGGYLIERFAASIYGVKLVKGADGLFGVDDAATKARREEIRKDRLARAIPTREWMARERERILTKDAGVHVQQMFAASFKLGPRFEQDFRKFWDLPADWKLMEADLPIPSYGREYSMDISELPDVKTVQFVDE from the coding sequence ATGAATATGCAGACAAAAGTCGAGGGCCTCGTCCGTGGCGGCGAAACCCTGAAACAACACCGCGACCGGCTGATGGAGGCAACCAAACGGACCGGCCATTATGGCGGCATCACCAAGATGGAGATGCGCGACAGCCAGCCGATCCTTTACAACAAGCTGTTTTCGCGACTTCGGGCCGGTGTGGTGGATGCGCGCGAGACCGCCAAGAAAATCGCCGCCTCGCCCATCGTGGAGCAGGAGGGGGAGCTGTGCTTCACCCTTTATAATGCAGCGGGGGATGCGATCCTGACCTCGACCGGCATCATCATCCACGTCGGCACGATGGGTGCCGCGATCAAATACATGATCGAGAATGATTGGGAATCGAACCCGGGAATCCGCGACAAGGACATCTTCTGCAACAACGACAGCCTGATCGGCAACGTGCATCCCTGCGACATCCACACCATCGTGCCGATCTTTCACGAGGGTAAGCTGATCGGATGGGTCGGCGGCGTCACCCATGTGATCGACACAGGCTCGGTCGGGCCGGGCTCGATGTCCACGGGCCAGATCCAGCGGTTCGGCGACGGCTATTCGATCACCTGCCGCAAAATCGGCCAGAACGACACATTGATGCGCGACTGGCTGCACGAATCGCAGCGCATGGTGCGCACCACTCGCTATTGGATGCTGGATGAGCGCACGCGCGTCGCCGGCTGCCACATGATCCGCAAGCTGGTCGAGGAGGTAATCGCCGAGGAAGGAATCGACGCTTATTGGAAATTCGCCTACGAATCCATCGAACATGGACGCGTCGGTCTGCAGGCCCGCATCAGGGCGATGACCATTCCAGGCAAATACCGCCAGGTCGGTTTTGTCGATGTGCCCTATGCCCATGACGACGTGCGCGTGCCGTCCGACTTTGCCAAGGTCGACACGATCATGCACACCCCGTCCGAAATCACCATTCGCCCCGATGCAACGTGGCGGCTGGATTTCGAAGGCTCAAGCCGTTGGGGGTGGCATACCTACAACGCCCATGCGGTCAGCTTTACCAGCGGCATCTGGGTGATGATGACGCAATCGCTGATCCCAACCGAGATGATCAACGACGGTGCCGCCTATGGGACCGAGTTCCGCCTGCCCAAGGGGACATGGATGAACCCGGACGACCGGCGGGTGGCCTTCAGCTATAGCTGGCACTTCCTGGTCAGTTCCTGGACGGCGCTATGGCGTGGGCTGTCGCGGTCCTATTTCGGACGCGGCTACCTGGAAGAGGTAAACGCCGGCAATGCCAACACCTCGAACTGGCTGCAGGGCGGAGGCTTCAACCAGTATGATGAGATCCATGCAGTGAACTCGTTCGAATGCGCGGCCAATGGTGTCGGCGCATCTGCGATCAAGGACGGGATCAGCCACGCCGCCGCCATCTGGAACCCGGAAGGCGACATGGGCGACATGGAAATCTGGGAGCTGGCAGAGCCGCTGATCTATCTGGGTCGTGAAATCAAGGCATCCTCGGGCGGTGCGGGTAAATATCGCGGTGGCTGCGGATTCCAGTCGCTGCGCATGGTCTGGAACGCCAAGGACTGGACGATGTTCTTCATGGGCAACGGCCATATCAGTTCCGACTGGGGCCTGATGGGCGGCTATCCCGCCGCCTCGGGCTATCGCTTCGAAGCGCATGATACCAACCTCAAGCAGATCATTGCCGATGGCGGCGAGATCCCGCATGGCGGCGACAAGGACCCTGAGAATCCGACGTGGGACAGTCTGCTGCCCGACGCACTGATCAAGCGCGACAAACAGGCCATCACCACCGAAGCGATGTTCAAGGATTACGATCTTTACCTGAACTACATGCGCGGCGGGCCGGGCTTTGGCGATCCGCTGGACCGCACACCTCAAAGCGTGGCCGACGACGTGAATGGCGGCTATCTGATCGAGCGCTTCGCCGCTTCGATCTATGGCGTCAAACTCGTCAAGGGCGCGGACGGTCTGTTCGGGGTCGATGACGCCGCAACCAAGGCCCGCCGCGAGGAAATCCGCAAAGACCGTCTGGCAAGGGCGATTCCGACCCGCGAATGGATGGCCCGTGAACGCGAGCGGATCCTGACCAAGGATGCCGGCGTCCATGTCCAGCAGATGTTCGCTGCCAGCTTCAAGTTGGGCCCAAGGTTCGAGCAGGATTTCCGCAAATTCTGGGACCTGCCGGCAGATTGGAAGCTGATGGAGGCCGATCTGCCGATCCCCTCCTATGGACGCGAATATTCCATGGATATCTCGGAATTGCCCGACGTCAAAACCGTCCAGTTCGTCGACGAATAA
- a CDS encoding acetone carboxylase subunit gamma — MAYTKSKIKDLVDGTIDRDTLHTMLSTPKDKERFQIYLEILQESVAWDDRIILPLGPKLFIVQRKSDNKWVVKSIAGHEFCDWKENWKLHAVMRVRETQQEMEELYPRLMAPTTSWQVIREYYCPLSGDLLDVEAPTPWYPVIHDFEPDIDTFYQDWLGLKLPERA; from the coding sequence ATGGCTTACACGAAATCGAAGATCAAGGATCTGGTGGACGGCACAATCGATCGCGACACGCTGCACACCATGCTTTCCACTCCCAAGGACAAGGAGCGCTTCCAGATCTATCTGGAAATCCTGCAGGAAAGCGTTGCTTGGGACGACCGGATCATCCTGCCGCTTGGCCCCAAACTGTTCATTGTCCAGCGCAAGTCGGACAATAAATGGGTGGTCAAAAGCATTGCCGGGCATGAATTCTGCGACTGGAAGGAAAACTGGAAACTGCATGCCGTGATGCGGGTGCGCGAAACCCAGCAAGAGATGGAAGAGCTGTACCCCCGGCTGATGGCTCCTACGACAAGCTGGCAGGTGATCCGTGAATATTACTGCCCGTTGTCGGGAGATCTGCTGGATGTCGAGGCACCCACACCCTGGTATCCGGTAATCCATGACTTCGAGCCTGACATCGATACCTTTTATCAGGACTGGCTTGGGCTGAAGCTGCCGGAGCGCGCCTGA
- a CDS encoding ABC transporter substrate-binding protein codes for MFRIRHLATCIACAVALLSQPASAEIMREVVYYGDRSVSLPPEIDRIATNWEAQNSILTMLGYGDRIVATTRIARSMPLMQKFVPSIKAAALTTLGDGTVNVEELMVLKPDILFSSRALPDAVSRQLRGAGIAVASFRSNSIDALVERVLITGEMLGPDALEVARRYQGYFDDNRRRVAERLEGIPPDRRVRVYLASGAPLSTSGRPSLNQDWMDLGGAINIAESWFGDMPYASGIASLENIIAGNPDVIISMNAEDAEEIRTNPQWRNVKAVREGRVYANPRGLFWWCRETSEGALQFLWLASTLYPDALADIDMREETRRFYRKFYRIELTDNEIAEFLKPTY; via the coding sequence ATGTTCCGGATCCGGCATCTGGCCACGTGCATCGCCTGTGCAGTTGCCCTTCTGTCCCAACCCGCATCGGCCGAGATCATGCGCGAGGTGGTCTATTACGGCGACCGATCCGTCAGCCTGCCGCCCGAGATCGATCGGATCGCCACGAATTGGGAGGCGCAGAACTCGATCCTGACCATGCTCGGCTATGGCGACCGCATCGTCGCGACCACGCGCATCGCGCGCTCGATGCCGCTGATGCAAAAGTTCGTGCCCTCGATCAAGGCTGCGGCGCTGACCACGCTCGGCGACGGCACCGTCAATGTCGAGGAGCTGATGGTGCTGAAGCCGGACATCCTGTTTTCCTCGCGTGCGTTACCCGACGCTGTTTCCAGGCAGCTTCGGGGGGCGGGCATCGCCGTGGCGTCCTTTCGCAGCAATTCCATCGACGCGCTGGTCGAGCGCGTGTTGATCACCGGCGAAATGCTTGGGCCGGATGCGCTTGAAGTCGCCAGGAGGTACCAAGGCTATTTCGACGACAACCGCCGCCGCGTCGCCGAGCGGCTGGAAGGCATCCCGCCCGATCGGCGCGTGAGGGTCTACCTGGCCTCGGGCGCGCCGCTTTCGACCTCGGGACGACCGTCGCTGAACCAGGACTGGATGGATCTGGGCGGGGCGATCAATATCGCGGAAAGCTGGTTCGGAGACATGCCCTATGCCTCGGGCATTGCCTCGCTTGAGAATATCATCGCCGGAAACCCTGATGTCATCATCTCGATGAATGCCGAGGACGCCGAGGAAATCCGCACCAACCCGCAATGGCGCAACGTCAAGGCGGTGCGCGAGGGCCGGGTCTACGCCAATCCGCGCGGGCTGTTCTGGTGGTGCCGGGAAACCTCGGAAGGGGCGCTTCAATTTCTTTGGCTGGCCAGCACGCTTTATCCCGACGCTCTTGCCGATATCGACATGCGCGAGGAAACCCGGCGTTTCTATCGCAAATTCTATCGCATCGAACTGACCGACAACGAGATCGCCGAGTTCCTGAAGCCGACATACTGA
- a CDS encoding ABC transporter ATP-binding protein — MSRVVISTQGLGFDRDRRVVLSDVELAIRAAEIVAILGANGAGKSTLLRLMLKLLRPARGSVSLYGMPLAAMRRRDIAAAVAYVPQHHTPPFPYTVAQVAGLGRLVTSGLLKLPGARDEKRVQAVLERLGIAHLAQRDYTGISGGERQLVLIARALVQGARILLMDEPDVGLDYGNQRRLLDLMRALAAEGHTIVFTTHHPDHTLYAADRAVLIDGGKILADGGPASVLTPQVIHAVYGVRVARVGHGPHIIFVPA, encoded by the coding sequence ATGAGCAGGGTCGTCATCTCTACGCAGGGTCTGGGTTTCGACCGCGACCGGCGCGTCGTCCTGTCGGACGTCGAACTCGCTATCCGCGCGGCCGAGATCGTCGCCATATTGGGCGCGAACGGAGCGGGGAAATCGACGCTGCTGCGGCTTATGCTGAAGCTGCTGCGGCCGGCGCGCGGCAGCGTCTCTCTGTATGGCATGCCGCTTGCCGCGATGCGCCGCCGCGACATCGCCGCTGCCGTCGCCTATGTGCCCCAGCATCATACGCCGCCCTTTCCCTATACGGTGGCGCAGGTCGCGGGGCTGGGCAGGCTGGTGACCTCGGGCCTGCTGAAACTTCCCGGCGCGCGGGACGAGAAGCGGGTCCAGGCGGTTCTGGAACGGCTCGGGATCGCGCATCTGGCACAGCGCGACTACACCGGCATCTCGGGCGGCGAGCGCCAGCTTGTCCTGATCGCGCGGGCGCTGGTCCAGGGCGCCCGCATCCTGCTGATGGACGAGCCGGACGTGGGCCTCGATTACGGCAACCAGCGCCGCTTGCTCGACCTGATGCGCGCGCTCGCGGCCGAGGGCCATACGATCGTCTTTACCACCCACCATCCCGATCACACGCTCTATGCCGCCGACCGCGCGGTGCTGATCGACGGCGGGAAAATCCTCGCGGATGGCGGGCCTGCCTCGGTCCTCACGCCGCAGGTCATCCACGCGGTCTATGGGGTCCGGGTCGCCCGGGTCGGTCACGGTCCCCACATTATTTTTGTCCCGGCATGA
- a CDS encoding FecCD family ABC transporter permease, with translation MTARSPTLTFLALLLAVSVIFAFGIGRYPIGTRDLFDFVLAATGLGRMEQDRYDLLSNLILDIRAPRIAAAVLVGASLATAGAAFQAVFRNPLVSPGLLGVLAGAGFGASVGILISGNWVVVQLLAFACAILAVLFALGIANLFGNASLVMLILGGIISGALFSALLTLVKYAADPGDQLPAITYWLMGNLGTARIEQLRWAALPVFAGILIVWMLGRALDAMSMGDDEAHTLGVPVALIRYAVIAVATMVSAISVSMVGIIGWIGLIIPHIARLMIGPMNMRLIPASALLGASFLVGADILARSLSGIEIPIGIVTEIVGIPIFVLVLSRVRRGWT, from the coding sequence GTGACGGCACGTTCCCCTACGCTGACGTTTCTGGCGCTTCTGCTAGCGGTGAGCGTCATATTCGCCTTCGGGATCGGGCGCTATCCGATCGGCACCCGCGACCTGTTCGATTTCGTTCTGGCCGCGACCGGGCTGGGCCGGATGGAGCAGGACCGCTACGACCTGTTGAGCAACCTGATCCTCGACATCCGTGCGCCGCGCATCGCCGCAGCGGTGCTGGTCGGCGCGTCCCTGGCCACGGCGGGGGCTGCGTTTCAGGCGGTGTTTCGCAACCCTCTGGTTTCGCCCGGCCTGCTGGGAGTGCTGGCCGGTGCCGGTTTCGGTGCGTCCGTGGGCATCCTGATTTCGGGAAACTGGGTCGTCGTGCAACTGCTGGCCTTTGCCTGCGCCATTCTGGCCGTGCTGTTCGCGCTCGGGATTGCGAACCTGTTCGGCAATGCCTCGCTTGTGATGCTGATCCTCGGCGGGATCATCAGCGGCGCGCTTTTCTCGGCGCTGCTGACGCTGGTCAAATATGCTGCCGATCCGGGCGATCAACTGCCCGCGATCACCTATTGGCTGATGGGCAATCTCGGCACCGCACGTATCGAACAATTGCGATGGGCCGCCTTGCCGGTGTTCGCGGGTATCCTGATCGTCTGGATGCTGGGCCGCGCGCTGGACGCAATGTCGATGGGCGACGATGAGGCCCATACGCTTGGCGTTCCGGTGGCGCTGATCCGCTATGCCGTCATTGCCGTTGCGACGATGGTCTCGGCGATCTCGGTGTCGATGGTGGGCATCATCGGCTGGATCGGCCTGATCATCCCGCATATCGCGCGGCTGATGATCGGTCCGATGAACATGCGCCTGATCCCCGCTTCGGCCCTGCTGGGAGCGTCCTTTCTGGTCGGTGCGGACATCCTGGCGCGGTCGCTTTCGGGTATCGAGATCCCCATCGGCATTGTCACCGAGATCGTCGGCATCCCGATCTTCGTCCTCGTCCTGTCGCGCGTCCGCCGGGGCTGGACATGA